The following are from one region of the Acidobacteriota bacterium genome:
- a CDS encoding glycosyltransferase family 4 protein, whose translation MVRTSQSVMDSSNAETEVLVTRQSAKIRVALLTGGFDRPYAFGLSMALAAQGVSVDVIGGAEVDSPEMHSTSGVQFLDAYGDPRKPAGLFGRLARVLGSYLRIVRYAVSTRAKILHLLWNNKFPFFDRTLLMLFYTLLGKKIVFTAHNVNAGKRDGNDSWHNQLGLRTQYRLCDHIFVHTDKMKAELLEEYGVATDAISVIPFGINNSVPDTSLTSAEAKRKLGLAKDERIILFYGAIRPYKGLEHLVAAFQRIAPADHRLRLIVAGEMKKGSEQYWLDIRRTIENDPAREQVIQKIEFVPDEETELYFKAADVTVLPYTEVFQSGVLFLAYSFGLPVIASDVGSFRDDILPGKTGFLSQSCGAADLGQALETYFSSDLYRDLDRRRQEIRDFANARNSWSVVGGKTRALYEVLLQQ comes from the coding sequence GGTCACCAGGCAGTCCGCGAAGATTCGTGTGGCGCTGCTGACGGGCGGATTCGACCGTCCATATGCGTTCGGCTTGTCCATGGCGCTGGCGGCCCAGGGAGTGTCGGTGGATGTGATCGGCGGCGCGGAAGTGGATTCCCCCGAAATGCATAGCACGAGCGGCGTCCAGTTTCTCGATGCCTATGGCGATCCGAGAAAACCTGCGGGACTGTTTGGCCGATTGGCCCGAGTGCTGGGCTCGTACCTGCGGATTGTACGTTATGCCGTCAGCACACGGGCGAAGATCCTGCACCTGCTGTGGAATAACAAGTTTCCGTTTTTCGACCGCACCCTGCTGATGCTGTTTTACACATTGCTGGGTAAGAAAATCGTGTTCACGGCGCACAACGTCAATGCCGGCAAACGCGATGGCAACGATTCCTGGCATAACCAACTGGGGTTGAGAACGCAATACCGGTTATGTGACCACATTTTTGTACATACCGATAAAATGAAAGCCGAGTTGCTGGAGGAATACGGGGTTGCAACCGACGCGATTTCAGTGATTCCGTTTGGCATTAACAACTCGGTCCCTGACACTTCGCTCACATCCGCGGAGGCGAAACGCAAGCTGGGCCTCGCGAAGGACGAGCGGATAATTTTGTTCTACGGCGCAATCCGACCTTATAAGGGACTAGAACATTTGGTGGCCGCGTTTCAGCGGATCGCACCAGCGGATCATCGGCTCAGGCTGATCGTCGCCGGGGAAATGAAAAAAGGTTCGGAGCAATACTGGCTCGATATCCGCCGCACGATCGAAAACGATCCCGCGCGGGAGCAGGTCATTCAGAAAATCGAGTTTGTCCCGGACGAGGAAACCGAACTCTACTTCAAAGCTGCCGATGTCACCGTGCTGCCCTATACGGAAGTATTTCAGAGCGGCGTGCTGTTCCTGGCATATAGCTTTGGATTGCCGGTGATCGCCTCCGACGTGGGATCGTTTCGCGACGATATTCTTCCGGGCAAGACCGGGTTCCTGTCTCAGTCGTGTGGGGCGGCCGACCTCGGACAGGCGCTGGAAACGTATTTCTCAAGCGACCTTTACCGGGACCTCGACCGGCGGCGCCAGGAAATCCGGGACTTCGCCAATGCGCGCAACTCCTGGAGTGTCGTCGGGGGAAAGACGCGCGCCCTCTACGAAGTCTTGTTACAGCAATAG
- a CDS encoding glycosyltransferase family 4 protein, with protein MAKKKVLIIVENLPVPFDSRVWKEACSLRQSGYEVTVLCPKGKGYSRGYELLAGIHIYRHPIPHEGNTPPGYLWEYGSALLWEFLYTGWIFLRRGFHVIQGCNPPDNIFMVALPFKLFGVKYIFDHHDANPELYLSKYEKENALYRAQVWLEKMTFRFTDVAMSTNESYKELAVSRGGLAREDVFVVRNGPDLETFKPVAPKPELKYGKQYLVGYVGTMSVQEGLDLLLDVAQYMKQKGRRDVHFTCVGGGPGLAGLRQMVKDKNLEDTVNFTGRIPDSQLLDILSTADVCVNPDKPCDMNNISTMIKVMEYMALSKPIVQFDLKEGRFSAGQASLYADNKNQVPDFAEKILWLLANPEERRIMGKFGHERVRTQLAWEYSVGNLLAAYERVFNK; from the coding sequence ATGGCTAAAAAAAAAGTTCTGATTATCGTCGAGAACCTTCCGGTCCCGTTTGACAGCCGGGTGTGGAAGGAAGCGTGTTCGCTGCGCCAGTCTGGATACGAGGTCACGGTATTGTGCCCTAAAGGCAAGGGGTACAGTCGCGGCTATGAATTGCTAGCCGGCATTCATATTTACCGCCATCCGATCCCGCACGAGGGCAACACGCCGCCCGGATATTTGTGGGAGTACGGCAGCGCGCTGCTGTGGGAGTTTCTCTACACCGGGTGGATTTTTCTACGGCGGGGATTTCACGTAATCCAGGGCTGCAATCCTCCCGACAACATTTTTATGGTTGCCCTCCCCTTCAAATTGTTTGGCGTGAAGTACATCTTCGACCATCACGATGCGAACCCCGAACTCTACCTTTCGAAGTATGAAAAAGAGAATGCGCTCTACCGGGCGCAGGTCTGGCTGGAGAAGATGACGTTCCGTTTTACCGACGTCGCCATGTCGACCAACGAGAGCTACAAGGAATTGGCGGTCAGTCGGGGAGGCCTGGCGCGCGAAGATGTGTTCGTGGTGCGCAATGGTCCGGACTTGGAAACATTTAAACCAGTTGCACCCAAGCCGGAACTGAAATACGGCAAGCAATATCTGGTTGGTTACGTTGGGACCATGAGCGTTCAGGAGGGACTCGATTTGCTCCTGGATGTGGCGCAATACATGAAGCAGAAGGGCCGCCGTGACGTCCATTTCACCTGTGTCGGCGGAGGGCCTGGGCTAGCCGGCCTGCGCCAGATGGTGAAAGACAAGAATCTCGAAGACACCGTCAACTTCACCGGGCGGATTCCGGACTCGCAGTTGCTCGACATTCTTTCTACGGCCGACGTCTGTGTGAATCCTGACAAGCCCTGCGACATGAACAACATCTCCACCATGATCAAGGTCATGGAATACATGGCGCTCTCAAAGCCGATTGTGCAGTTTGATTTGAAAGAGGGACGGTTCAGCGCGGGGCAAGCTTCGCTTTACGCCGACAATAAGAACCAGGTGCCGGATTTCGCGGAGAAAATCTTGTGGTTGCTAGCAAATCCGGAGGAAAGAAGGATAATGGGCAAATTCGGACACGAGCGGGTCAGGACGCAATTGGCCTGGGAATATTCCGTCGGAAACCTCCTGGCGGCCTACGAGCGGGTGTTCAACAAATGA
- a CDS encoding glycosyltransferase family 2 protein yields MSEMNSAGKPLVSILIPAFNAGEWIADTLRSAIDQTWENKEIIVVDDGSTDNTLEIARQFESEGVRVHTQTNRGAAATRNQAFALCNGEYIQWLDADDLLSADKIGRQVEVLRSLSSRRTLASSAWGQFLYRPQRTEFRSTALWCDLPPAEWLVRKMAQNLHMQTGTWLVSRELTEAAGPWNTQLLGDDDGEYFCRVLLASDGVRFVPEARVYYRASGTSSLSYIGRSQRKMEAQWKSMQMHVQYLRSLEDSERTRAACVQYLQNWLIFFYPERLDLVQQAQELAAVLGGALHTPQLSWKYSWMERLFGWHFAKRAQQILPSTRWSVQRFVDKQLASLDSGKKRSSGIA; encoded by the coding sequence ATGAGCGAAATGAACTCAGCAGGCAAACCCCTGGTGTCGATCCTCATTCCAGCGTTCAACGCGGGGGAGTGGATTGCCGACACATTGCGATCCGCCATCGATCAGACCTGGGAGAACAAGGAGATCATCGTCGTTGACGACGGGTCGACCGACAATACGTTGGAGATTGCGCGCCAGTTCGAATCGGAAGGAGTGCGCGTCCACACGCAGACGAACCGCGGAGCGGCGGCCACTCGCAATCAGGCATTCGCGTTGTGCAATGGTGAATACATTCAGTGGCTCGATGCGGATGATCTCCTGTCGGCGGATAAAATCGGCAGGCAAGTGGAAGTGCTGCGGTCGCTATCGAGCCGGCGAACGCTGGCTTCTTCGGCCTGGGGCCAGTTCCTGTACCGCCCGCAGCGCACCGAGTTCCGGTCCACCGCTCTGTGGTGCGATTTGCCGCCCGCTGAGTGGCTGGTACGGAAGATGGCGCAGAACCTTCACATGCAGACTGGGACCTGGCTGGTAAGCCGGGAACTGACCGAGGCGGCGGGTCCGTGGAATACACAATTGCTGGGCGACGACGACGGGGAATATTTCTGCCGCGTGCTGCTGGCCAGCGACGGCGTGCGTTTTGTGCCGGAAGCGAGAGTATATTACCGGGCATCGGGAACCTCGAGTCTCAGCTACATCGGGCGGTCGCAGCGGAAGATGGAAGCACAGTGGAAGTCGATGCAGATGCATGTGCAGTATCTGCGATCGCTCGAAGACAGTGAGCGGACACGCGCGGCATGTGTGCAGTACCTGCAGAACTGGCTGATTTTTTTCTATCCCGAGCGGCTCGATCTGGTGCAGCAGGCGCAGGAATTGGCGGCCGTATTGGGTGGGGCTCTGCATACGCCGCAGCTCTCCTGGAAATACTCGTGGATGGAACGATTGTTTGGCTGGCACTTTGCCAAGCGGGCACAGCAAATCCTGCCTTCCACACGGTGGTCTGTGCAGCGGTTTGTGGACAAGCAACTAGCCTCGCTGGACTCCGGGAAGAAGCGGTCGTCTGGTATCGCGTAG
- a CDS encoding kinase codes for MVITSTPLRISFFGGGTDYPVWYREHGGAVLATTINKCCYITVRRLPPFFEFHSRVSYSRVENVTKNNEIQHPSVRACLEFMKMEEGVEIHHVADLPARTGLGTSSAFTVGLLLGLYALKNQMRDKHSLNADAIHVEQEIVQEAVGSQDQTSAAYGGFNRINFNPDGSIEVNRILAAPSRMAELENHLALFFTGFSRTASEIATEQVRITPHKKKELETMYQLVGEAESIVSSPGRSLDEFGKLMHESWQIKRSLTQKISNANIDEIYNAGISAGALGGKLLGAGGGGFMLFYVTPEKRQALRQRLKKLLCVPVGFSSKGSHVVVYEPEEQYDQSTIEERSLVYAQRS; via the coding sequence ATGGTTATCACTAGCACTCCATTGCGGATTTCATTTTTCGGTGGAGGCACAGATTATCCTGTGTGGTATCGCGAACACGGTGGGGCGGTGCTCGCGACTACCATCAACAAGTGCTGCTACATCACGGTTCGCCGACTCCCGCCATTCTTTGAGTTCCATAGCCGCGTGTCGTACTCCCGTGTGGAGAATGTTACAAAGAACAACGAGATTCAGCACCCGTCCGTCCGCGCCTGCCTGGAGTTCATGAAAATGGAAGAAGGCGTCGAGATTCATCACGTCGCCGATCTTCCCGCGCGCACCGGACTCGGCACCAGTTCCGCTTTTACCGTCGGATTGCTGCTAGGACTGTATGCGCTGAAGAATCAGATGCGCGACAAACATTCGCTCAATGCGGATGCGATCCATGTCGAACAGGAAATTGTGCAGGAGGCGGTGGGCTCGCAGGACCAGACCAGCGCCGCGTACGGCGGTTTCAACCGCATCAATTTCAATCCCGATGGAAGCATCGAAGTCAATCGGATTCTGGCCGCCCCCAGCCGCATGGCAGAGCTTGAAAATCATCTTGCGCTATTTTTTACGGGCTTTTCCCGGACCGCGTCCGAGATCGCGACCGAACAGGTGAGGATCACTCCGCATAAGAAGAAAGAGCTGGAAACCATGTATCAACTGGTCGGAGAGGCGGAATCGATTGTCTCGAGCCCCGGCCGCTCGCTCGATGAATTCGGCAAGCTGATGCACGAGAGCTGGCAGATCAAGCGCTCGCTGACTCAGAAGATATCCAACGCCAACATTGACGAAATTTACAATGCCGGAATCAGTGCTGGCGCTCTCGGCGGCAAATTGCTCGGAGCGGGCGGTGGCGGCTTCATGCTGTTTTACGTCACTCCCGAGAAGCGTCAGGCATTGCGGCAGCGCCTGAAGAAGCTGTTGTGCGTTCCGGTTGGGTTTTCTAGCAAAGGCAGTCACGTTGTGGTGTACGAACCGGAAGAGCAGTATGACCAATCCACGATCGAGGAACGCTCGCTGGTATATGCACAACGCAGTTGA
- a CDS encoding GNAT family N-acetyltransferase: protein MEVHVINPLLDDRWNDLVSHHSRASAFHQRGWIDALARTYGFEPLVLTSAPDGQSLRNGVVLCRVKSWITGNRLVSLPFSDHCDPLVDGQDEWTIFEDWLQTECGRTRGYAELRPRMDDTRYAVRPSQSYWLHELDLGPELSRLFDNLHKDSIQRKIRRAERERLQCDTGRSARHLDEFYRLMLKTRRRHQLLPPPPSWIRALSECLGDKLEIRLAMKDNRAVAALLTLRHRNTVTYKYGCSDSKHHQLGGMPFLFWRLIEESKAAGAEKIDFGRSEPNQHGLVAFKEKFGMAGRRLHYYCYGRVSGEAWWNPLNMTLMRRILPALPDALLSTSGGWLYRHVG from the coding sequence GTGGAAGTGCACGTCATCAATCCGCTATTGGATGACCGGTGGAATGATCTGGTAAGCCATCACAGCCGGGCTTCGGCTTTTCATCAGCGAGGCTGGATCGACGCGCTCGCCCGCACTTACGGTTTTGAGCCACTCGTTCTCACCAGCGCACCGGACGGACAGAGTCTGCGAAACGGTGTGGTGTTGTGCCGGGTCAAGAGCTGGATCACAGGAAATCGTCTGGTTTCGCTGCCCTTTTCCGATCACTGCGATCCGCTTGTGGATGGGCAGGACGAATGGACAATATTCGAAGATTGGCTGCAGACGGAGTGTGGCCGCACTCGTGGCTACGCGGAACTGCGTCCGAGAATGGACGATACCCGTTACGCGGTTCGCCCGTCGCAGTCGTATTGGCTGCACGAACTCGATCTGGGACCAGAGTTGAGCCGGTTATTTGATAACTTGCACAAGGATTCCATTCAGCGCAAGATTCGCCGCGCAGAAAGAGAGAGGCTGCAATGCGATACCGGGCGGTCGGCGAGGCATTTGGATGAGTTCTACCGTTTGATGCTCAAGACCCGGCGGCGCCATCAGTTGTTGCCGCCTCCCCCAAGCTGGATAAGGGCTTTGTCTGAGTGTCTGGGAGACAAGCTCGAGATCCGGCTGGCAATGAAAGACAATCGCGCGGTCGCTGCCTTATTAACCCTCCGCCACCGGAATACTGTCACGTACAAGTATGGGTGCTCCGACAGTAAGCATCATCAACTGGGTGGGATGCCCTTCTTGTTCTGGCGGCTGATTGAGGAGAGCAAGGCGGCGGGAGCGGAAAAAATTGATTTCGGACGTTCCGAGCCGAATCAGCATGGGCTGGTCGCGTTCAAAGAAAAGTTTGGTATGGCTGGGAGACGGCTGCACTACTATTGTTACGGTCGTGTCAGCGGCGAAGCCTGGTGGAACCCGCTGAATATGACCCTCATGCGGCGCATCCTACCGGCACTGCCCGACGCACTCCTGAGCACGAGTGGAGGCTGGCTTTACCGGCACGTGGGGTAG
- a CDS encoding GDP-mannose 4,6-dehydratase, with protein MTKTALVTGAEGFIGSNMVKFLQAKGWNVVGTYRPHESTSFPKLPNLKFVQCDLRNGQRVEQAIHQCQPTHIFHLGAQSLPTVSWADPVFTFESNIMGSLHLFEAVRYMKKRPVVVSACSSAEYGNVPQKAIPVTEEYPPVPLHPYGISKLCLDLMAREYHADYGVPTVNIRLFNTTGPGKMNDAPSDFVRRIIRIKKGLQPPVLEVGNLKPRRAFLDVHDTVRGFYAAAMKGKRGQAYNLCAPETYEIGELLRMAIRLSGVKAEVRAAQSLMRPSDEKIIFGSTDKIRKHTGWKPTRKIEQTLGAMLEYWDRVL; from the coding sequence ATGACTAAGACCGCACTGGTCACGGGAGCCGAAGGATTCATCGGCTCCAATATGGTGAAGTTTCTTCAGGCCAAAGGATGGAACGTGGTGGGGACGTACCGTCCACACGAGTCCACCTCCTTCCCGAAGTTGCCGAATTTGAAGTTCGTGCAGTGTGATCTGCGCAATGGTCAGCGCGTGGAACAGGCGATTCATCAGTGCCAGCCTACCCACATTTTCCATCTGGGAGCGCAAAGCTTGCCGACGGTTTCCTGGGCTGACCCGGTGTTCACCTTCGAATCCAACATCATGGGCTCTCTCCACTTGTTCGAAGCGGTACGCTATATGAAGAAGAGGCCGGTGGTAGTTTCGGCCTGCTCGAGCGCGGAGTACGGGAACGTCCCCCAGAAAGCGATTCCAGTAACCGAAGAGTATCCTCCGGTGCCGTTGCATCCGTATGGCATCAGCAAATTGTGCCTCGACCTGATGGCGCGCGAGTACCATGCGGACTACGGGGTTCCGACGGTCAACATTCGCCTTTTCAATACCACGGGTCCGGGAAAGATGAACGATGCGCCGTCGGATTTCGTGCGCCGTATCATTCGCATCAAGAAGGGTCTACAGCCCCCGGTACTGGAAGTGGGAAATCTGAAACCTCGGCGGGCATTTCTCGACGTCCACGATACGGTGCGCGGCTTTTACGCGGCAGCCATGAAAGGCAAGCGCGGCCAAGCCTACAATCTGTGCGCGCCCGAGACTTATGAAATTGGCGAACTGTTGCGGATGGCCATTCGACTGTCGGGAGTGAAGGCAGAAGTGCGGGCAGCGCAAAGTCTGATGCGGCCGTCGGACGAAAAAATTATTTTCGGCAGCACCGACAAGATCCGCAAGCACACCGGCTGGAAGCCAACGCGGAAGATTGAGCAGACGCTCGGCGCCATGCTGGAATATTGGGATCGAGTTCTGTGA
- a CDS encoding nucleotidyltransferase family protein, whose protein sequence is MTTGLQVDATLDLPAVLLVGGKGTRLRSVVSSAPKPMAAVGQQSFLELLVRQLRRQGIRRLVMCSGYLAEQIEEKFGDGSQWDVAISYSREQQPMGTAGAVMLAKESLAGAGDFLVLNGDSFLEVDFPRLFEFHRAKNAIVSMAIAPVENAGRYGTVQIATDGRVTGFVEKTGASGPGLINAGVYIFSARVFEHIPQGPSSLEKDIFPFVLDRGVYGLEQAGLFIDIGTPEDYARAQALCDQLCNAALRK, encoded by the coding sequence GTGACGACCGGCTTGCAGGTGGACGCGACTCTCGATCTACCCGCGGTTCTGTTGGTCGGCGGGAAGGGTACGCGTTTGCGCTCCGTCGTCTCCTCCGCTCCGAAACCGATGGCAGCGGTGGGGCAACAGTCGTTTCTCGAGTTGCTCGTGCGGCAGTTGCGCAGGCAGGGAATCCGCCGTCTGGTGATGTGCTCGGGGTATCTGGCGGAACAGATCGAAGAAAAGTTCGGAGACGGCAGCCAATGGGATGTGGCTATTTCGTATTCGCGCGAGCAGCAGCCGATGGGCACCGCGGGTGCCGTGATGCTCGCGAAAGAATCGCTGGCCGGAGCCGGAGATTTTCTCGTACTGAATGGCGATTCCTTTCTGGAGGTCGACTTCCCGCGGCTTTTTGAATTTCATCGCGCGAAAAATGCTATTGTCAGCATGGCGATTGCGCCGGTCGAGAATGCAGGCCGGTATGGGACCGTGCAAATTGCAACGGATGGCCGGGTCACCGGATTCGTCGAAAAGACGGGCGCCAGTGGGCCGGGCCTGATCAATGCCGGCGTCTACATTTTCAGCGCAAGGGTTTTCGAGCATATTCCGCAGGGTCCGTCGAGTTTGGAAAAAGACATATTTCCGTTCGTCCTCGACCGCGGCGTGTACGGTCTTGAGCAAGCAGGACTGTTTATCGATATTGGGACGCCAGAAGACTACGCGCGAGCCCAGGCGCTGTGCGATCAGCTTTGCAACGCCGCCCTACGAAAATAG
- a CDS encoding D-sedoheptulose 7-phosphate isomerase has translation MTDNKNFEQRVRRSIEASIDVKKLLLDDAEIVSGLAKVSQILVEAFQKGNKPLLFGNGGSAADAQHIAAEFVGRFAFDRPPLPALALSVNTSAVTAIGNDYGFDLLFARQIEALGRPGDVAIGISTSGNSPNVVQGIAAARKLGMHTVALAGASGGKLKATADYCLCAPSSDTPRVQECHILMGHIISELVEEAIFRGPSIS, from the coding sequence ATGACCGACAACAAGAATTTCGAACAGCGCGTGCGACGGTCGATCGAGGCCTCGATCGACGTCAAGAAGCTGCTGCTCGACGATGCGGAAATCGTGTCTGGTCTGGCCAAGGTCAGCCAAATTCTGGTGGAGGCGTTTCAGAAGGGAAACAAGCCCCTGCTCTTTGGCAACGGAGGCAGTGCGGCGGACGCCCAGCACATCGCGGCCGAATTTGTCGGACGGTTTGCATTCGACCGGCCTCCCCTGCCGGCCTTGGCGCTGTCTGTCAATACGTCGGCCGTCACTGCAATTGGAAATGACTACGGATTTGATCTCCTGTTTGCCCGTCAGATCGAAGCTCTGGGGCGGCCGGGAGATGTCGCCATCGGTATCTCAACGAGCGGCAATTCGCCAAACGTTGTGCAAGGCATTGCAGCGGCAAGAAAGCTTGGAATGCATACCGTGGCGCTGGCCGGCGCATCCGGAGGGAAGCTCAAGGCCACGGCGGACTACTGTCTCTGCGCTCCGTCGAGCGACACACCGCGGGTTCAGGAATGCCACATTCTGATGGGGCACATTATTTCCGAACTGGTGGAAGAAGCAATTTTTCGTGGACCGAGCATTTCATGA
- a CDS encoding HAD family hydrolase produces the protein MKRAIFLDRDGVINRKAREGDYVTRWEDMHILPGVVAAIAQLNRLDFPVIVVSNQRCVAKGLITITELERLHERLREHLLERGARLDAIYYCPHEAEPACGCRKPQPGMLLRAAREHGIDLAASWMIGDSRPDVDAGKRAGCRTALITPGLEDGSIRPDLTETSLLEIVQKICKPRQAPLDTDQSLNLTHEIQRQP, from the coding sequence ATGAAGCGAGCCATATTTCTCGATCGTGACGGCGTGATCAACCGAAAAGCCCGCGAGGGCGATTACGTGACCCGTTGGGAGGACATGCACATTCTTCCAGGGGTGGTGGCGGCAATCGCCCAACTCAATCGTTTGGATTTCCCAGTCATCGTTGTCAGCAATCAGCGCTGCGTGGCAAAGGGTCTGATTACAATCACGGAACTCGAAAGACTGCACGAACGGCTGCGCGAACACTTGCTGGAACGAGGCGCGCGACTCGATGCGATTTATTATTGTCCTCATGAAGCCGAGCCGGCCTGTGGTTGCCGCAAGCCGCAGCCGGGCATGTTGCTCCGGGCTGCGCGCGAGCATGGCATCGATCTAGCGGCGTCCTGGATGATCGGCGATTCCCGACCTGACGTCGATGCCGGCAAAAGGGCAGGATGCAGAACGGCGCTGATCACCCCCGGTCTCGAAGACGGTAGTATTCGTCCCGACCTGACCGAGACCTCATTGCTCGAGATCGTTCAGAAAATCTGTAAGCCGCGCCAGGCTCCTCTCGACACGGACCAATCGCTGAATCTGACGCACGAAATCCAGCGGCAACCATGA
- a CDS encoding SDR family oxidoreductase: MTSKRALVTGGAGFLGSHLCDALLAEGYAVIAADNLLTGRLTNIAHLRNESRFEFLQQDVCEPIRCGAVNYVFHFASPASPVDYAAHGIATLKVGSYGTFEALEIARQYGASFMMASTSECYGDPMVHPQAETYWGNVNPIGPRSVYDEAKRFSEAATMAYHRYHKVDTRILRIFNTYGTRMQIRDGRVIPNFMSQALRGEDLTVYGEGRQTRSFCYVSDEVEGIIRLSRCSEHEPVNIGNPTEFTILECAQHVIAVTGSSSKIKHEPLPQDDPKQRRPDISKARRLFQWEPTVALEAGLKLSLEYFRSAVVPSQT; encoded by the coding sequence ATGACATCGAAGCGAGCGCTCGTAACCGGTGGGGCGGGGTTTCTCGGATCTCACCTCTGCGATGCCCTGCTTGCCGAAGGCTATGCCGTCATCGCTGCCGACAACCTCCTAACCGGGCGCCTAACTAACATCGCTCATCTGCGCAACGAATCGCGCTTCGAATTCCTGCAGCAAGATGTCTGCGAACCCATTCGATGCGGAGCCGTGAACTATGTTTTTCACTTCGCCAGCCCCGCCAGCCCAGTGGACTACGCCGCGCACGGCATCGCTACTTTGAAGGTTGGATCCTATGGAACGTTTGAGGCGCTCGAGATCGCGCGCCAGTACGGCGCGAGTTTCATGATGGCGTCCACCTCCGAGTGCTATGGCGATCCGATGGTTCACCCGCAGGCGGAAACATACTGGGGCAACGTGAATCCGATCGGCCCGCGTTCCGTCTACGACGAAGCCAAGCGCTTCTCGGAAGCCGCGACCATGGCCTATCACCGTTATCACAAGGTCGACACACGCATTCTACGCATCTTCAATACCTATGGGACGCGCATGCAGATCCGCGATGGACGCGTCATCCCGAACTTCATGAGCCAGGCGCTGCGCGGTGAAGATCTAACCGTTTATGGCGAAGGCCGCCAAACGCGCAGCTTCTGCTACGTTAGCGACGAAGTTGAGGGAATCATTCGCCTCTCGCGCTGTTCGGAACACGAACCGGTCAACATCGGCAACCCGACCGAGTTCACGATCCTGGAATGTGCGCAGCACGTAATCGCGGTCACAGGCTCTTCCAGCAAGATCAAACATGAACCGCTTCCGCAGGACGATCCCAAGCAGCGTCGCCCCGACATTTCCAAGGCGCGACGGCTGTTTCAATGGGAGCCGACGGTCGCGTTGGAAGCGGGGCTGAAACTCTCGCTCGAATATTTCCGCAGCGCAGTGGTGCCGTCACAAACTTAG
- the rfbC gene encoding dTDP-4-dehydrorhamnose 3,5-epimerase — translation MRFLNIDIAGVKVIDPSPHQDSRGRFLRAWCLKEFSDNGVAFTPVQANMGFSIFKGTTRGMHYQKAPALEAKLVRCTRGSIFDVVLDLRPDSASYRQWYGVELSAENGRMLLVPEGCAHGYQTLEDDTEMHYMASEYYTPSAATGVRFDDPAFAIRWPLTAATMSEQDRNWPLVVA, via the coding sequence GTGCGTTTTCTGAACATCGACATCGCTGGGGTCAAGGTTATCGATCCGAGTCCACATCAAGACTCTCGTGGGCGGTTTCTTCGAGCATGGTGCTTAAAGGAATTTTCGGACAACGGTGTCGCCTTCACGCCGGTTCAGGCCAACATGGGATTCAGTATCTTCAAAGGTACGACTCGCGGCATGCACTACCAGAAAGCGCCGGCGCTCGAAGCGAAGCTTGTTCGATGCACGAGGGGATCGATTTTTGACGTGGTGCTCGATCTTCGTCCGGATTCGGCCTCGTACCGTCAATGGTACGGCGTGGAATTGAGCGCGGAAAATGGCCGCATGCTCTTGGTACCGGAAGGCTGCGCGCACGGCTATCAGACGCTGGAAGACGACACGGAAATGCACTACATGGCGTCCGAGTATTACACGCCCAGCGCGGCAACGGGAGTGCGGTTCGACGATCCAGCGTTCGCAATTCGATGGCCCCTGACGGCAGCCACAATGTCGGAACAGGACCGCAACTGGCCACTGGTAGTGGCCTAG